The Torulaspora globosa chromosome 8, complete sequence genome segment CACCTCCACCTACGCTAAGGAACACGTCGACGGTCTCAATGGACTGTTTGCGATCCTCCAGGACATCACTAGGACTCCACATCGCTAGTTAATACCACTTCCACGTGACCAATGAAGGTCCGGCGTTGGTTTATATATATCATCATGAACgacattgaaaaatttttgCGAACTGTGATTGccgaagatgatgagagCTAAAGTAGTGCCAAGGTGGAATATAACGGTTTGGCTGATCTTCTATCACTCTGTTGAGTAATTATTGTTGTGTCATATCTAAGGTCTGGTTATAGTCGTTAATCAAAATGGGTAAGAAGAACACCAAAGGTGGTAAAAAGGGTAGAAGGGGAAAGAACGAAAGTGATGGTCCAAAGCGTGAGCTGTACTACAAAGAGGAGGGTCAAGAATATGCTCAGATTACCAAAATGTTGGGTAACGGTAGAGTAGAAGCTACGTGTTTtgatggcgtcaggagaATGGCTCATATCAGAGGTaagctgagaaagagaGTTTGGATGGGACAAGGTGACATAATCTTAGTTTCTTTAAGAGATTTCCAGGACGATCAATGTGATGTTGTTCATAAATATAATTTGGATGAGGCCAGAACGCTGAAGAACCAAGGCGAGCTGCCTGAGAATGCGAAGATTAACGAAACCGATAACTTTGGTTTCGAATCCGATGAAGACGTCAACTTCGAGTTCGGTAACGCagacgaggaggaagaagaagaggacgacgaggagctTGACATTGATGACATTTAAACCAATTGGTACTGGCACTTTTTGCGCCGTATCATACGCATGGACCTTACAAAACACATATGTAAAAGAATTCTAATTTATACAGATTGAACCCGTTAATCATCGAAACGGCGTGCGTCTAGGTCCTCCAGCTCTAGCTGACTGAAGACCCAAGATACTCTCGTGCTCTTATGCATAGGCAAATCGAATTTTCAtaccatttttcaaaccTCCatgctctttgaagacgCTGTCTAACTACAACTAGCGATAGAACTGTGAAAGCTAGTAAGGTCGCAATACAGCATTGGTCAGCCAGCATGAATCAGGATGCTCGTGAATCGATCGAGTCTATAAAGGATTTACTCCTGAAGTATAATCCTTCCAAGATTGGGCCTGATAATCAGGAAGAAGTGCTGAAGCAGTTTGTTGAATGTTGCCAGGAGCTATTTGTCTATTTCCAAAAGAAGACTGATGGCATCTCTGATAGTCTAGCTTTGCTAGCGACCGATACCTTCTCTATATGGGTTTTAAGGACAAGCCAAGTGATCAGTCACAAGAAGATCGACACGAGCGGCTACATTAAGGTTGTCAAAGACGAGATTCTTACCTTTGAGGGAAGCACTGTAATCTTCGAATACGTGGTAGATTTTTGGAAGAATGGCAATCCTGCATTCATAaacgctttgaagaacttgtttACCAAACTGTTGCACCTGATGAGATTGATTCATCCGCGTACTGAATGTGACAAGCTTTTTAGTTCCTGGCTGGACAGAACATTTCAAGTTCCTTCGGACCTCGCTGTACAATATTACTTAATCGAGGCCTTAgcggaagagctggatcTCTATCCGGTTCTGCAAAAAAGGCCAACTTTCGTCGATGAGTCACTACGTCTAATGCAGTCAGACATTCTCTCCAACCCAGTTGGCAAAAGTCTATGCAAGATTCTGACCAATGCGTTTTACAATCATTTTGGCGGAGATCTGTCGAACCTTCCAAGCTGGCTCGGCTTCTGGCAAGAACCGGTAATATTCCATTTAAGCAATCAAAAATGCAGAAAATCCATTGAACTTTATATCCTGCAACCTATGTTCAAAGAGGTGCCTCCTAATGCGTTTAGGGCTTTTGTTAAAGGAATCCCACGTCACAATCCGTCAGTCCTGTTGAGCGTGATCAGAGTCGGTCAAGAGCTGggcattgaagaagagccCTTCCACAATGACAGGTTAATTCCTATAGACATGATCGGAAGCTTCCTCAAGCTCGACGAATCCAAACTTGCCGCCTTTGAGCTGCTGACCTTCGCCACCAAGAAATCATCACCGATACATTCCAACATTTTTCACCTGATTAAAGAAAACTTGACGATATTCTTTGTCGATACACGAATCGAGGTGAGGAACTATTtttgcagctccttcaagCACTTCATCTACCGCATAAGGGATTCTGCACATTCTTTGCATAAAAGAGCTAGCAGTCTGAAAAGGGCCGGCAAGTTTCCTGCTGAACAGAAAGCGAAGTTTGGATATGTACAGGAATGTCAATCATTTTTAGAATGGTTATTGGGATTTCTAAAATTACAAATTTGCCCCGGTACTCaatatcaaagaaatgATGTGGCATTGAAACTGTTCAATATAATCATCGAGAGCGGCCTAGACGCTTCTATTCCCGCGAAATATCTGGATATGAAGAACCCAAGAAGCTATCCATTTTCAGTGCCTATTTTCAGAGACAATTCTATAGTGAGGTTGTTGCTCGACTGTTTGGCAAGCAACTTTGCAGATATCCGCCAAATGGCGAAGATGTTGTTGCTGCAGGCCCTTGAGGGTTCCGATTCCAGtattttgaaaaagagTATCGACTGGAACTATCTAAAAACTCAGGCCGATTCTCTTTTGCGGCAGTACCAATACTCTGATATCGGGGCAGCACTCGAAAGTACTCGGTTTTGCGCAGCGCCAGATAAAGTGGCATTTGTGGAAGGAATGATCGACACTTTGCATGAAAAAATCTGCAATAGCAAGGAAGATTTCCTTCGTCATATCCACGAACCAATAAGTGGATATTTAACTTCACTCACACTTATCCTTGAAGACAATCAACTCGAAGAGATAATAACCGGTCCCATAGTTGAGAAATGCATTGAAATTGTTTTGATTAATTGGAGTGCCGTGAAGCATGTAATATGCCATGAGTCTTGCGAAGATAATCTTTGGATGATGTACCCGGATGGCAATATTGACGCCCAACTCGTCTTGAGCACTGCTTTCAGGACGACGAAGGAATCATCTATGTTGCTGCGTGTCCTGCTTTCAAAATATGCCCTTTCTCCAGACCAGTTGATTGTCATTGGAGACTTCCTAATAAACCAACTGTTCGACATCCGTCACAGTGGTGCATTTCAATCTGTCACACCAACGTTTTCAGTGCTATGCCTTAGAtgcaagaaagaaaatgCCAGTCAACTGCTGGAATGGCTTAGGACCGTATTGGAATCTGTAGAAGTTAAAACTCAGAATGTTACTAGAAGATCAGGAGGCATACCACCCATGCTTACGGTCATTTTATCAGCAGAGTCGGGAAAAGAGCGTCCACTACTGAAATACGCTTTTGAGCGGTTGATCAAGATTGCATCAACGGCAATGGAAGAGCATCAAGACAAGGTAGATCTTCCGCAGGTTAATGCTTTTAACTGCATTAAAGCAATTTTCACTGAGTCAAAACTGTCGCAAGCTTCTGAGCCATATACGCCtgcagctctttctttagCGCTAAAAACTTTCGACTCCGATACCTGGGCACTAAGGAATTGCTCTATAATGTTATTCACTTCGCTGCAAAACAGACTTTTTGGCAAGAGCGGTAAAAGCGTCAGTGCACGCATGTTCTTCACCAGGTATCCGGGTATTAGAGAAGATCTGCTTGAAATCCTGCGACCTGCATCAACAGTAACTAAAGACCGGTCGCAAATCGAGTCAACATTTCTCGTATTGAGCGTGTTACTTCGCTTAAAACCGACTCCTGGATATAAAGGGCTCGATGCGTTCAATAGCGAAGTAAAGAAGTCATTAGAAAGCAGTAACTGGAAAATTAGAGAATTGGCAGCCCGTTGTATATCCTCCTTGGCTGAGAATCCGATCGAGATTTCAAGAGAACTTGCCGATAGGATGAATATTAAGCACCAAAATAGTCTGCATGGTTATTTGTTAGCAATAAGTGAGATGAttccatctttgaaaagttttaATAATGAGCAATTATCAGGTTTGATCGAGACACTGCATAGGAAGTGCAATGAGCTGCTTGGTCACAACAAGTGCTTCCTAACGGCAAAGTTGTACATATCATTGATGGGAAACATTCTCGAGTTcattgatgatgatattTTCCGAGATCAGCAAGACAGTCTCCTCAACTACATTACTCAGTTTTTCAATCAGCACTCTCGGTTGTATACAATCAATGGAAGTAAGCAAATCTGCCTAGCTGCTGCTCTTGAAACATTATTCAAATATGGCGAAGGAGAGTGCGTCTCAACGTTACTCGAGCAAGCTATATGTTCACCGTTTTATGAGGTTCAAGAAGTTGCTTTGAGATTTGCAATGAACAGCCATAAGAACATGCCACACATAACGAAGACTTTCATTGATTCAATCATACGGCTAGcgaatgatgaagatatcGCGCCCTCGGTACGTTCTCTGAGCCTGAGAGTTCTGAAGAACTTAGATGAAAAAACTGATTTGCATCTGCTAATGGACATAATAGAAAAACCTCCGAGTGAAGATCTACAGGTGGCGGCGATCGAGTCGCTTGGTAAAAATGTCACCCTTGATAATGTTGAGATTCTAGAAAAACTATCTGAGCAGTATTATGCCGATGGCCAGCCAGTGGATTTCAGAATTGCATGCTTCCAAAGTATGATAGATTACCCAGAGGTTTCCAATAATGTTAGGTTGCTTCTAATTCTGAATCAAATGTTGagcgacgatgatgaggatatAAGATTAGCagttgcttcttctttgaaccGAATTTTCCGACTTACTGGGGACTCAGAAACTCTGAACCCGGTGGAAACGTCACGTATGCTGTTGACGCGAATTGTCAAGCACTTTGATGTAAAACTTGTGGCAGAAAATGTCATTagaattttgaaagagttctttgaaggctATGATTTGTTTGCGCCCGAAATACGTGGCAACTGTGTCTTTGAAACTGAAAAGGATAACCAGTTCAGAAATGATTTTGAACTTAATCTACAATATGCTAGGCTTCTCCAGATAACTGGTTACGATGATCAATTCGTGCATTGGCTTGTGGCCCTGAAGGATAAAGTCATCGCATATCTCCATGCCACCGGCATGAGAGACGGCCCTTTTGGCTGGGTTAGCAGTGGGGAGGTGTTTTCCAGGTTACTTCTTCTGCGAGCTTTATTGGCACTGATTGGTACACGCCATATACTCAACTTTGACCAGGTTTTGATAGATAGCAGAATTCATCCTGTCATTCTAAATCATGAATTTTTAGATTCGATTAATCTTTCCACAGCCAGATTAAATGAGATGAGTTTGTCGTGACAAAGATATTGGTGATCTGGCTGCCCACACCTCTCCATTGTTTTTTTGGAAATAGAGTGCTCAAGTGACTAGAAAGATTAATTATATTGATGTACATTATGATGGCGGCTTTACTTTGCGAGCTCAGGACTAATAGTATATCTCCAAAAGACAATCTACTATTATGGCGGCTCTGAGAGCCGATCTGGTTTATTGAAAGAAGTCTGATACGTCGTCTGTATAAAATACAGGTCTAAGATAACACGATGTTCATTGGAGCCGCCGGGCTTGTACTCATCAGTATATACATGTATATATTATGTTTCTAAAGATTTCTGTCATTCAGAGTCCTCGTACAAGCTTTCAGTCACTGTTGAGATATTGATTGATATTTTCCAGGACAGTTTAATAAACAGGGCAGGATATCTCGAAGCAACTCAGGGATAAGTCGTTAGATCAGAAAACGGACGGCTTGTTAAATATTTTATTTATCTATAAGACTAATTACTGTGTGGAAGCACGACTTGGATCTAAGCTAGCTGGCCTCCTCTTTATGCATTTCAATTCCACCATTCGATCACTTATCTGGACTCCATTCAACTTCCATTTCCAACATCCGATTATGTTGCACATAACCGTCTCATACTTGTCAGACAGCCGCTGACCAATCTTGGTGTCAGACCATTATTGGATCTTGATTCTTCGTTATCGGATTACACGATGATCAGACAGCATTCTCGGGTCCTCTCGATTGTCTGGTTCACTTGCTCGTCATCTTGTTCATGGCAATTATCCTCTGGCAGGGCAGAGGTTAAAGAACCTTAACTAGGTTTAGTTTAATCAGTTTTTAAAAAAAATGTAAATTTTGAGACTCCGTGGCCAAGCTGGTTAAGGCGTGCGACTGTTAATCGCAAGATCGTGAGTTCAATCCTCACCGGGGTCGtaaaatttttttttcaacagttctGACTTGACTTACTCTGTTTATTATCAACAATTGAATCTTGACCTTGTTACATCTCCACTCGCACCTTGAGGAACTGATCTTCCTCGACTCTAATGTTCGCCCTCAAATAAAGGATGCGCCATGGTTGAAAAGGATCAATTGCTCACCATTCTCTCAAAAACTTCAttctttctgaatcaaAATGACTTACTCAGTTTAGCACAAACTTCTAGAAAGTTACATGATAGTTTGGCAATTGAAAAGCTATACCACAATATTACTGTAACTAGAGATCCTGTCCGTCGCTCAGATTTTTGGTTTATCGATTGCGGTAGGAGCTATCTAAGTGGCTATAGGGCTCTCAAGAAAAGTGCCGATCAGAACGATCTTTTTCTCTACGACAGGATCGAAAGGCTCCTGGAATCTCGACATTTGCGTCACCTTCGCCAACTGGTTATTCAGGATTCTGTCTTTCAGGACCGCAAAACTGGAGATCCGCTACTGCGACAACTGCTTGACAAGGTCATTGATCTGGATCAGGTTGAGCTGCTTGATATTAGAGATCCGCTGCTGTTCCATGAGTATAAAGCAAAAATTTTAAATCTGAGCAACCTGAAAAGTATCAGACTTATCGATATTGCGTCTATTGAGAGGACGAAATCGCTGGCTGGCCTGACTTCAATAGAATGGGCTTTACAATATCCTTCAATGCCTGATAAGCCTTTGCCCTCGCATGTGGTTGAGTTTTTGTCAAATAAGCTCGCGAAAGCTGAATTGATGTTTGATAATGCGGAAACTTCAAGTTTACTGCTCATTTCTTACCTGCATTCGCAAGGAGTGAAGTGCAGTTCTTTAAAGTCATTGAAGCTGAATCACGTACATGGAAAAAACTCGCATGATAGACACTTGCACCAGATAGAGTTTGGACATCTGGAAGAAATGGTGAACTTGCAAACCTTGCAGAAGTTGGAACTAGGTCTATCCTGTGAAAATGTTGGCTGTGGATGTGTCGAtgattttcttcaggatcTTGCACCACGGCTGCAGTCACTGAAGGAGTTAGCCCTGATTGAGAAGTCAACTGCCGTTTCGACCGACCATCAGGCGAAAGAAGACTGGGACATTATGATCAAcaaatttcttcttcacaTACCGGATGTCGGAGCAAACCTGCGGAAACTGAGTATCAGACACCAGACACCATTGAATGGACTTTCAGATGACAGTGTTCATGGCAATTATTTCCGCAGAAGAACTCTGTATGAGACTGTATTGCCCAAGTTGAAATCGTTACAAACCCTTATTGCGCCTACGATGCTACAGTCTTTGAGTGCATACGAAGTCCTCGTCTGCGACTTGCTCTGGAATGGTTGTCAGTGTGACTACTGCGGTAAAGTTTTA includes the following:
- the TRM732 gene encoding tRNA methylation protein TRM732 (ancestral locus Anc_8.811); amino-acid sequence: MNQDARESIESIKDLLLKYNPSKIGPDNQEEVLKQFVECCQELFVYFQKKTDGISDSLALLATDTFSIWVLRTSQVISHKKIDTSGYIKVVKDEILTFEGSTVIFEYVVDFWKNGNPAFINALKNLFTKLLHLMRLIHPRTECDKLFSSWLDRTFQVPSDLAVQYYLIEALAEELDLYPVLQKRPTFVDESLRLMQSDILSNPVGKSLCKILTNAFYNHFGGDLSNLPSWLGFWQEPVIFHLSNQKCRKSIELYILQPMFKEVPPNAFRAFVKGIPRHNPSVLLSVIRVGQELGIEEEPFHNDRLIPIDMIGSFLKLDESKLAAFELLTFATKKSSPIHSNIFHLIKENLTIFFVDTRIEVRNYFCSSFKHFIYRIRDSAHSLHKRASSLKRAGKFPAEQKAKFGYVQECQSFLEWLLGFLKLQICPGTQYQRNDVALKLFNIIIESGLDASIPAKYLDMKNPRSYPFSVPIFRDNSIVRLLLDCLASNFADIRQMAKMLLLQALEGSDSSILKKSIDWNYLKTQADSLLRQYQYSDIGAALESTRFCAAPDKVAFVEGMIDTLHEKICNSKEDFLRHIHEPISGYLTSLTLILEDNQLEEIITGPIVEKCIEIVLINWSAVKHVICHESCEDNLWMMYPDGNIDAQLVLSTAFRTTKESSMLLRVLLSKYALSPDQLIVIGDFLINQLFDIRHSGAFQSVTPTFSVLCLRCKKENASQLLEWLRTVLESVEVKTQNVTRRSGGIPPMLTVILSAESGKERPLLKYAFERLIKIASTAMEEHQDKVDLPQVNAFNCIKAIFTESKLSQASEPYTPAALSLALKTFDSDTWALRNCSIMLFTSLQNRLFGKSGKSVSARMFFTRYPGIREDLLEILRPASTVTKDRSQIESTFLVLSVLLRLKPTPGYKGLDAFNSEVKKSLESSNWKIRELAARCISSLAENPIEISRELADRMNIKHQNSLHGYLLAISEMIPSLKSFNNEQLSGLIETLHRKCNELLGHNKCFLTAKLYISLMGNILEFIDDDIFRDQQDSLLNYITQFFNQHSRLYTINGSKQICLAAALETLFKYGEGECVSTLLEQAICSPFYEVQEVALRFAMNSHKNMPHITKTFIDSIIRLANDEDIAPSVRSLSLRVLKNLDEKTDLHLLMDIIEKPPSEDLQVAAIESLGKNVTLDNVEILEKLSEQYYADGQPVDFRIACFQSMIDYPEVSNNVRLLLILNQMLSDDDEDIRLAVASSLNRIFRLTGDSETLNPVETSRMLLTRIVKHFDVKLVAENVIRILKEFFEGYDLFAPEIRGNCVFETEKDNQFRNDFELNLQYARLLQITGYDDQFVHWLVALKDKVIAYLHATGMRDGPFGWVSSGEVFSRLLLLRALLALIGTRHILNFDQVLIDSRIHPVILNHEFLDSINLSTARLNEMSLS
- the TIF11 gene encoding translation initiation complex factor eIF1A (ancestral locus Anc_8.812) gives rise to the protein MGKKNTKGGKKGRRGKNESDGPKRELYYKEEGQEYAQITKMLGNGRVEATCFDGVRRMAHIRGKLRKRVWMGQGDIILVSLRDFQDDQCDVVHKYNLDEARTLKNQGELPENAKINETDNFGFESDEDVNFEFGNADEEEEEEDDEELDIDDI
- the ROY1 gene encoding Roy1p (ancestral locus Anc_8.810), which gives rise to MVEKDQLLTILSKTSFFLNQNDLLSLAQTSRKLHDSLAIEKLYHNITVTRDPVRRSDFWFIDCGRSYLSGYRALKKSADQNDLFLYDRIERLLESRHLRHLRQLVIQDSVFQDRKTGDPLLRQLLDKVIDLDQVELLDIRDPLLFHEYKAKILNLSNLKSIRLIDIASIERTKSLAGLTSIEWALQYPSMPDKPLPSHVVEFLSNKLAKAELMFDNAETSSLLLISYLHSQGVKCSSLKSLKLNHVHGKNSHDRHLHQIEFGHLEEMVNLQTLQKLELGLSCENVGCGCVDDFLQDLAPRLQSLKELALIEKSTAVSTDHQAKEDWDIMINKFLLHIPDVGANLRKLSIRHQTPLNGLSDDSVHGNYFRRRTLYETVLPKLKSLQTLIAPTMLQSLSAYEVLVCDLLWNGCQCDYCGKVLPIFDQYIMNHQYYSKESGRYMDVIPTVFFAYAGDFLTHNSMDLVEWDLEAFNCCLFYRAWDLHGYEALHHFENYDCLFDESTFHPLSVVITHFFDSYMDSLVQILPSLRTALLSGIYYAVDNESHSYESVYS